The genome window CTCCGGCGGAGCCTCCGGCACCGGCAGCTCGTAGCCCTTGTAGGCCTCCGCGCCGGTCCCGGCTGGAATCAGGCGGCCCATGATCACGTTCTCCTTCAGGCCCCGGAGCCGGTCGACGGCCCCCTGGATCGCCGCCTCCGTCAGCACCCGCGTCGTCTCCTGGAAGCTGGCCGCCGACACGAAGGAGTCCGTGGACAGCGACGCCTTCGTGATCCCGAGCAGCAGCGGCCGGCCCATCGCCGGCTGGCCCCCCTCGGCGACGACGCGCTCGTTCTCCTCGCGGAACCGGAAGCGGTCCACCTTCTCGTCGAGGACGAACTCGGTGTCCCCGACGTCCTCGATCTTCACCCACCGCATCATCTGGCGGACGATGACCTCGATGTGCTTGTCGTTGATGTCCACGCCCTGGAGCCGATAGACCTCCTGGATTTCGTTCACCAGGTACTCCTGCAGGGCGTGCTCTCCCAAAACGCTCAGGATGTCGTGCGGGTTCTTCGGCCCGTCCATCAGCGCGTCGCCGGCCCGCACCTGCTCGCCCTCGCGAACGCTGACGTGCTTCCCCTTCGGGATCTTGTACTCCCGGCGCTCGCCCTCCGGGCTCACGACGTAGACGGTCCGCTGCCCCTTTTCGATCTCGCCGTATTCGACGACGCCGTCGATCTCCGAGATCACCGCCGGCTCCTTGGGCTCGCGGGCCTCGAACAGCTCGACGACTCTCGGGAGTCCTCCCGTGATGTCCTTCGTGCGGGTCGTCTCACGGGGGATCTTGGCCAGCGTGTCGCCCGGCACGACCTCCTCGCCCTCCTCCACCATGAGGATCGATCGGACCGGAAGCGGGTACTCCCGCACCTTCCGGTTGCCCCGCTTGATCACGATCTTCGGCGTGAGCGACTCGTCCTTGGAGGGGATGATCGTCTTGTGCTCCAGCCCGGTGACCTCGTCCTTCTCCTCCCGGACGGTGCTGCCCTCGACGACGTCCTGGTAGTGGACCACGCCGGCGTCCTCGGTGAGGATCGCGAACGTGTACGGGTCCCACTCGAGGAGCCGCGTCCCCGGCGTGACCCGATCGCCATCCTTCACGCGGATCACGGCACCGTAGGTCACGGCGTGACGCTCGAGCTCCCGTCCCCGCCGGTCGAGAACCAGAAGGTTCCCCTGCCGGTTCATCGCCACGTTATCGCCGTCGCGGTTCTTCACCGTCTCCACGTTGAGGTACTTGACCGTCCCCTCGTTCTTCGCGTCGGCGTACGACTGCACGTGCCCGCTGGCGGTCCCTCCGATGTGGAACGTCCGCATCGTGAGCTGCGTTCCGGGCTCGCCGATCGACTGCGCCGCCAGCACCCCGACGGCCTGCCCGAGCTCCACCGGCTTGCCCGTGGCCAGATCACGCCCGTAGCAGAGGCGGCAGACCCCGCGCGGAGTCTCGCAGCTCAGCACCGAGCGGATCTTGACCGATTCGATGCCGGCGAGCTGGATCTTCTCCGCCAGCTCCTCGGTGATCTCCTCGTTCTGGTCGACGATCAGCTCGCCCGTCGTCGGATCGACCACCGGCTCCAGGGCCACGCGTCCGATCACCCGGTCCCGGAGCGACTCGATCACCTCGCCGCCCTCGACGATGGCGCGGGCCTCGATTCCGTCGAGCGTGTGGCAGTCTTCCTCGGTGACGATCACGTCCTGGGCGACGTCGACCAGCCTTCGGGTCAGGTACCCCGAATCCGCCGTCTTGAGCGCCGTGTCCGCCAGCCCCTTCCGGGCCCCGTGGGTGGAGATGAAGTACTGCGCCACCGTCAGGCCCTCGCGGAAGTTGGCCGTGATCGGCGTCTCGATGATCTCGCCGGACGGCTTGGCCATCAGGCCCCGCATCCCGGCGAGCTGCCGCATCTGCTGCTTGCTGCCCCGCGCGCCGGAGTCGGCCATGATGTAGATCGGATTGAAGGGCTCGTTCGGATCCTGGTCGATCTCCTTCATCCGCTCGAACATCGCTTCCGCGACGCGGTCGGTAACCTCCGACCAGATCGCCACGACCTTGTTGTACCGCTCGCCGTTGGTGATCGCTCCGTCCCGGTACTGCTTTTCGACCTTGATCTGCTCGGCCCGCGCCTCGGCAACCAGCTTCTCCTTCTCCTCCGGAATCACCATGTCGTCGATTCCGATCGAGACGCCGGCCTTCGTGGCATACCGGAACCCGATCTCCTTCAGCTGGTCCACCATCTTGATGGTGAGGTCGTGGCCGTACCGCATGCTGCAGAAATTGACCAGCTCCTGCAGGCCGCGCTTCTTCAGCAGGCCGTTGATGAAGGGAAGCTCCGGCGGCAGCATCTCGTTGAACACGACCCGGCCCACCGTCGTACTGATGAGCTCGTTCTCGACCTTCTGCACCGGCGCCCGCGTCACGTCCTGGTCGTCGTACAGCGTGGTGAGATCGATGAGCTCTCCGGTGTACCGCAGGTTGATCGGGGTGAGCGCCTCCACGTATCCGCTCTCGTACGCCAGGAGCACTTCCTCCGGCGACCCGAAGATCCGCCCCTCCGCCTGGCGCCCGGGCTTCGTCTTGGTGAGATAGTAGGCGCCGAGCACCATGTCCTGACTGGGAACGGTGATCGGCTTGCCATTGGCCGGCTTGAGGAGGTTCCGCCGGCTCATCATGAGGATGTGCGCTTCGGCCTGGGCTCTCGTCGACAACGGAACGTGGACCGCCATCTGGTCGCCGTCGAAATCGGCGTTGAAGGCGGTGCAGACCAGCGGGTGAATCTGGATCGCCTTCCCCTCGACGAGCTGCGGCTCGAA of Acidobacteriota bacterium contains these proteins:
- the rpoC gene encoding DNA-directed RNA polymerase subunit beta', which produces MSKSSLFFDRAKTINDFTAIRISLASPEKIRSWSYGEVTKPETINYRTFKPERDGLFCARIFGPVTDWECLCGKFKRMKHRGVVCDKCGVEVTQSKVRRERMGHIELASPVSHVWFFHQLPSRIGHLLDISKRDLERILYFECYVVIDQGDVPEIEEGQLLTEEQYRELRDKYGAGSFEAMMGAEAIKTLLSRVDVERLAVELRDGMKNETSIQKRQKLAKRLKVVDAFRRSGNRPEWMILDVIPVIPPELRPLVPLEGGRFATSDLNDLYRRVINRNNRLKKLLDLRAPDVIVRNEKRMLQEAVDALMDNGRRGRVLRSTQNRQLKSLSDSLKGKQGRFRQNLLGKRVDYSGRSVIVVGPELKLHQCGLPKKMALELFKPFIYNKLEERGIVSTIKAAKEMVELERPEVWDILEEVIQDHPVLLNRAPTLHRLGIQAFEPQLVEGKAIQIHPLVCTAFNADFDGDQMAVHVPLSTRAQAEAHILMMSRRNLLKPANGKPITVPSQDMVLGAYYLTKTKPGRQAEGRIFGSPEEVLLAYESGYVEALTPINLRYTGELIDLTTLYDDQDVTRAPVQKVENELISTTVGRVVFNEMLPPELPFINGLLKKRGLQELVNFCSMRYGHDLTIKMVDQLKEIGFRYATKAGVSIGIDDMVIPEEKEKLVAEARAEQIKVEKQYRDGAITNGERYNKVVAIWSEVTDRVAEAMFERMKEIDQDPNEPFNPIYIMADSGARGSKQQMRQLAGMRGLMAKPSGEIIETPITANFREGLTVAQYFISTHGARKGLADTALKTADSGYLTRRLVDVAQDVIVTEEDCHTLDGIEARAIVEGGEVIESLRDRVIGRVALEPVVDPTTGELIVDQNEEITEELAEKIQLAGIESVKIRSVLSCETPRGVCRLCYGRDLATGKPVELGQAVGVLAAQSIGEPGTQLTMRTFHIGGTASGHVQSYADAKNEGTVKYLNVETVKNRDGDNVAMNRQGNLLVLDRRGRELERHAVTYGAVIRVKDGDRVTPGTRLLEWDPYTFAILTEDAGVVHYQDVVEGSTVREEKDEVTGLEHKTIIPSKDESLTPKIVIKRGNRKVREYPLPVRSILMVEEGEEVVPGDTLAKIPRETTRTKDITGGLPRVVELFEAREPKEPAVISEIDGVVEYGEIEKGQRTVYVVSPEGERREYKIPKGKHVSVREGEQVRAGDALMDGPKNPHDILSVLGEHALQEYLVNEIQEVYRLQGVDINDKHIEVIVRQMMRWVKIEDVGDTEFVLDEKVDRFRFREENERVVAEGGQPAMGRPLLLGITKASLSTDSFVSAASFQETTRVLTEAAIQGAVDRLRGLKENVIMGRLIPAGTGAEAYKGYELPVPEAPPEEPEEDFLALDTGTDESALAQLLAGGADGGTRPGGGGK